From Nocardioides daedukensis, the proteins below share one genomic window:
- the rpmG gene encoding 50S ribosomal protein L33, whose protein sequence is MASKSSDVRPKITLACVECKERNYITKKNRRNDPDRMELKKFCPRCRTHTEHKETR, encoded by the coding sequence GTGGCCAGCAAGAGCTCTGACGTTCGCCCGAAGATCACGCTTGCGTGCGTCGAATGCAAGGAACGCAACTACATCACCAAGAAGAACCGCCGCAACGACCCCGACCGGATGGAACTGAAGAAGTTCTGCCCGCGTTGCCGCACGCACACCGAGCACAAGGAAACCCGCTGA
- a CDS encoding amidase, which produces MTRLHAFTDDALADHDAVGLTKEIQSGRISATEAVEAAIARLERVATELNGLAHPAFERARTDATEARGGYFSGVPTLVKDNADLAGVPTQHGSDAFDGTPKPADGDFARMYQATGLVPLGKSQLSEWGFSASAEHPRLGPVRNPWDQSVTAGASSSGSAAFVAAGAVPIAHANDGGGSIRIPASACGLVGLKPTRNRIAQDKMMRDMPVRIVADGVVTRSVRDTAAFFREAEKVYRNLKLAPVGDITHAGPKRLRIAFTTDSVGRSASPEVAELTRKTAVLLEELGHHVEEIEPPVPDYFADDFLLYWSLLSFFIVRTGKRTYGRSWDRSKLDNLTLGLAKHCQRNLHKVPLATARIAASRHISARFHRKYDVVLTPTVAHETPRIGHLDPTNSMDEIIERLMAWVAFTPLQNATGDPAISLPLATTASGLPQGMMFGAGRGREAALLELAFELEEARPFAKIHQA; this is translated from the coding sequence ATGACGCGCCTGCATGCCTTCACCGACGACGCCCTGGCCGACCACGACGCGGTCGGGCTGACCAAGGAGATCCAGTCCGGCCGAATCTCTGCGACGGAGGCCGTCGAGGCTGCGATCGCCCGGCTGGAGCGGGTCGCGACGGAGCTGAACGGACTCGCCCATCCCGCCTTCGAGCGGGCCCGCACCGACGCCACCGAGGCCCGGGGCGGCTACTTCAGCGGCGTACCCACCCTGGTCAAGGACAACGCCGACCTCGCCGGCGTACCGACCCAGCACGGCAGCGACGCCTTCGACGGCACGCCCAAGCCGGCCGACGGCGACTTCGCACGGATGTACCAGGCCACCGGGCTGGTTCCGCTCGGCAAGTCGCAGCTCTCCGAGTGGGGCTTCAGCGCCTCTGCCGAGCACCCGCGCCTGGGCCCGGTGCGCAACCCGTGGGACCAGTCGGTCACTGCCGGCGCCTCGTCGTCCGGCTCGGCGGCCTTCGTCGCCGCCGGCGCAGTGCCGATCGCCCACGCCAACGACGGCGGCGGATCGATCCGGATCCCGGCCTCGGCCTGCGGGCTGGTCGGACTCAAGCCGACCCGGAACCGGATCGCGCAGGACAAGATGATGCGCGACATGCCGGTGCGGATCGTGGCCGACGGCGTGGTGACGCGTTCGGTCCGGGACACCGCGGCGTTCTTCCGCGAGGCCGAGAAGGTCTATCGCAACCTGAAGCTCGCCCCCGTCGGTGACATCACCCATGCCGGCCCGAAGCGGCTGCGGATCGCCTTCACCACCGACTCCGTGGGGCGCTCGGCCTCACCCGAGGTGGCCGAGCTGACCCGCAAGACCGCCGTACTGCTGGAGGAGCTCGGCCACCACGTGGAGGAGATCGAGCCGCCCGTGCCGGACTACTTCGCCGACGACTTCCTGCTCTACTGGTCGCTGCTGAGCTTCTTCATCGTACGCACCGGCAAGCGCACCTATGGCAGGTCCTGGGACCGGAGCAAGCTGGACAACCTCACCCTGGGCCTGGCCAAGCACTGCCAGCGCAACCTGCACAAGGTGCCGCTGGCAACGGCCCGGATCGCGGCCTCGCGACACATCTCCGCGCGTTTCCACCGCAAGTACGACGTCGTCCTGACGCCGACCGTGGCGCACGAGACCCCGAGGATCGGCCATCTCGACCCGACCAACTCGATGGACGAGATCATCGAGCGGCTGATGGCATGGGTCGCCTTCACCCCGCTGCAGAACGCGACCGGTGATCCGGCGATCTCGCTGCCCCTCGCCACGACTGCCTCCGGGCTGCCCCAGGGGATGATGTTTGGGGCCGGTCGGGGCCGCGAGGCGGCCCTGCTGGAGCTCGCCTTCGAGCTCGAGGAAGCGCGTCCATTTGCGAAGATCCACCAGGCCTGA
- a CDS encoding LrgB family protein, giving the protein MSETLDYLRSSPLLGVFLTLLGYRIGRELKRLSGDHPLVQPVLVAIVFIGTATWLLDIDYDEYLIGGSVIAFFLGPATVALAVPLHRQAHHLRELLVPMLVALPVGAFVAISSGMLLVRGLGGDQALERTMAPKSATTPIAIGITEQIGGITALVAVFTIVAGIIGAVLGPTLLNLLRVRDHRARGLAMGAASHGIGTSRALHEHPVEGAFAGLAMGLTALLTSLLVPLAVHLLG; this is encoded by the coding sequence ATGAGCGAGACGCTCGACTACCTGCGCTCCTCACCGCTGCTCGGCGTCTTCCTGACCCTGCTCGGCTATCGGATTGGGCGCGAGCTCAAACGACTCTCCGGTGACCACCCGTTGGTCCAGCCGGTCCTGGTCGCGATCGTCTTCATCGGCACCGCCACCTGGCTGCTCGACATCGACTACGACGAATACCTGATCGGCGGGTCCGTGATCGCCTTCTTCCTGGGCCCGGCCACGGTCGCCCTGGCGGTGCCGCTGCATCGCCAGGCCCATCACCTGCGCGAGCTCCTGGTCCCGATGCTGGTCGCGTTGCCGGTCGGCGCGTTCGTCGCGATCAGCTCCGGGATGCTCCTGGTCCGGGGACTGGGCGGTGACCAGGCGCTGGAGCGCACGATGGCGCCGAAGTCGGCGACCACCCCGATCGCGATCGGGATCACCGAGCAGATCGGCGGGATCACCGCGCTCGTCGCCGTGTTCACCATCGTCGCCGGGATCATCGGCGCGGTGCTCGGGCCGACCCTGCTCAACCTGCTCCGGGTCCGCGACCACAGGGCGCGCGGCCTGGCGATGGGCGCGGCCTCGCACGGGATCGGCACCTCGCGCGCCCTGCACGAGCACCCGGTGGAGGGCGCCTTCGCGGGGCTCGCGATGGGCCTGACCGCGTTGTTGACCAGCCTCCTCGTGCCGCTCGCGGTCCACCTGTTGGGCTGA
- a CDS encoding CidA/LrgA family protein, whose product MLNGMMWLLGCQLVGEVISRGLDLPVPGPVLGMVLLFIVLQVRRPPADANVLRTSDALLRHLQLLFIPAGVGVVTYLAVLRDDALPIVGGLFLSWLLGLVTVGWLVVLLVRGKGDHSTGAQRAAGGEPG is encoded by the coding sequence GTGCTGAATGGGATGATGTGGCTGCTCGGCTGCCAGCTGGTCGGTGAGGTGATCTCCCGCGGCCTCGACCTCCCGGTGCCCGGTCCCGTGCTCGGGATGGTGCTGCTCTTCATCGTCCTGCAGGTACGCCGTCCGCCCGCGGATGCGAACGTCCTGCGCACCTCGGACGCGCTGTTGCGACACCTGCAGCTGCTCTTCATCCCCGCAGGCGTCGGCGTGGTCACCTACCTGGCGGTGCTGCGCGACGACGCGCTCCCCATCGTCGGGGGACTGTTCCTCTCCTGGCTGCTGGGACTGGTCACGGTGGGGTGGCTCGTCGTACTCCTCGTGCGGGGCAAGGGCGACCACAGCACGGGTGCCCAGAGGGCTGCGGGCGGTGAGCCCGGATGA
- a CDS encoding ABC transporter substrate-binding protein: protein MAGVVMIVSNSIGVNLPRRSCRRRRWSQAYTFVQALKAAGDDPTRESIVEALEEKGGDFEGPALAPLRYSADSHMGVSGMQVVKLKNGTAEPLTGVLVTDIGDAPIEEASGGTATTRHRRAASPTEARCSGSDRWPPIWQGGHRSGDQSDDQPDTRPVIRPDDVAPDVAGEPGTASVTHSRVG, encoded by the coding sequence GTGGCTGGCGTGGTCATGATCGTCTCGAACTCGATCGGAGTCAACCTGCCGAGGCGGTCTTGTCGGCGGCGTCGGTGGTCACAGGCCTACACCTTCGTCCAGGCACTGAAGGCCGCGGGCGACGACCCCACCCGGGAGAGCATCGTGGAGGCGCTGGAGGAGAAGGGCGGCGACTTCGAGGGCCCCGCGCTGGCCCCGCTCCGCTACTCGGCGGACTCGCACATGGGTGTCTCGGGCATGCAGGTGGTCAAGCTCAAGAACGGCACGGCCGAGCCCCTGACCGGGGTCCTGGTCACCGACATCGGCGACGCCCCGATCGAGGAGGCGTCCGGTGGCACGGCGACGACGCGCCACCGGAGAGCGGCATCCCCGACTGAGGCACGGTGCAGCGGATCCGATCGGTGGCCACCAATCTGGCAAGGTGGCCACCGATCGGGTGATCAGTCGGATGACCAGCCGGACACCCGGCCGGTCATCAGGCCGGACGACGTTGCTCCCGACGTCGCCGGCGAGCCAGGAACGGCCTCGGTGACCCACTCGCGCGTAGGGTGA
- a CDS encoding pirin family protein — protein MSNLERDPDELVCTEGTTDLNVEILAPREVPLGGPRAMLVRRTLPQRQRSLIGAWCFVDHYGPDDVRDTAGMSVPPHPHTGLSTVSWLFTGEIQHRDSAGNEAMVVPGEVNLMTAGRGISHSEVSTQQTGELHGVQLWVALPDATRHVAPDFQHFAPELLEGPGWSALVFIGDLLGQSSPVETHTPMVGAELRLSAGTTFRCDVDATFEHGLLLDTGPVSVAGQEVNQHDLAYLAPGCSELVLEVHQDTRLMLIGGPPFGESIVMWWNFVGRNHEEVVQFRSEWQDQITSNGELVANGRHVSDGRFGVVSNEPLAPLPAPALPNARLRERR, from the coding sequence ATGAGCAATCTCGAGCGCGATCCTGACGAACTGGTCTGCACCGAGGGCACCACCGATCTCAACGTCGAGATCCTCGCCCCGCGCGAGGTCCCGCTCGGCGGCCCGCGCGCGATGCTCGTGCGGCGTACGCTCCCGCAGCGACAACGCTCCCTGATCGGCGCCTGGTGCTTCGTGGACCACTACGGTCCCGACGACGTCAGGGACACCGCAGGGATGTCGGTGCCGCCACATCCACACACGGGCCTGTCCACCGTGAGCTGGCTGTTCACCGGGGAGATCCAGCACCGCGACTCGGCCGGCAACGAGGCGATGGTGGTGCCCGGCGAGGTCAACCTGATGACCGCCGGACGCGGGATCAGCCACAGCGAGGTCTCCACCCAGCAGACCGGCGAGCTGCACGGCGTACAGCTCTGGGTCGCCCTGCCCGACGCGACCCGCCACGTGGCGCCCGACTTCCAGCACTTCGCACCCGAACTCCTCGAGGGTCCGGGCTGGAGCGCGCTGGTCTTCATCGGCGACCTGCTCGGCCAGTCCTCACCGGTCGAGACGCACACCCCGATGGTCGGCGCGGAGCTCCGCCTGAGCGCCGGTACGACGTTCCGCTGCGACGTGGACGCGACCTTCGAGCACGGACTGCTCCTCGACACCGGCCCAGTGAGCGTCGCCGGCCAGGAGGTGAACCAGCACGACCTGGCCTACCTGGCTCCGGGCTGCTCCGAGCTCGTGCTCGAGGTGCACCAGGACACCCGCCTGATGCTGATCGGGGGCCCACCCTTCGGAGAGTCGATCGTGATGTGGTGGAACTTCGTCGGCCGCAACCACGAGGAGGTCGTGCAGTTCCGCAGTGAGTGGCAGGACCAGATCACCAGCAACGGCGAGCTCGTCGCGAACGGCCGGCACGTCAGCGACGGACGTTTCGGCGTCGTGTCCAACGAGCCGCTGGCTCCGCTCCCGGCGCCGGCACTGCCGAACGCGAGGTTGCGCGAGCGTCGCTGA
- a CDS encoding glycosyltransferase: MRIAQLANFVGPASGGIKTAINALGAGYADAGVQRLLLVPGPVDARESTPHGDVVQFRAPRVGGGYRLIVEPWRVVAALEQFDPTSIEVSDKSTLLPVTRWARRNDVGSVLFSHERLDLMLGMRTGFEETAKVASAIHNRFLVRQFDAVVVTSRFAQREFGAAAASAGTPLHRIPLGVDLDDFTPAPVGGPVGGPVSCSTLELGRDVHDGVLRLVHVGRLSREKSPHLAVATAAELHRRGVRLRLDVFGEGPHLAELRAIAGGAPVVFHGHIAGRRALAERLAAADISLSVCPGETFGLAVLEALACGTPVVTADVGGASELIDAESGEKGCADPSSLADAVLRLAARSVNRRRAAARARAEQFPWQHAVDRMLDLHGSLDRTRPVEVRAG; this comes from the coding sequence ATGCGCATCGCCCAGCTCGCCAACTTCGTCGGTCCGGCCTCGGGCGGCATCAAGACCGCGATCAACGCACTCGGTGCCGGCTATGCCGACGCCGGCGTGCAGCGCCTGCTCCTGGTGCCCGGCCCCGTCGACGCCCGGGAGAGCACTCCCCACGGCGACGTTGTCCAGTTCCGCGCGCCCCGCGTCGGTGGTGGCTATCGCCTCATCGTCGAGCCGTGGCGGGTCGTCGCGGCCCTGGAGCAGTTCGATCCCACCTCGATCGAGGTCAGCGACAAGTCGACACTGCTGCCGGTGACCCGCTGGGCCCGCCGCAATGACGTCGGCTCGGTGCTCTTCTCCCACGAACGCCTCGACCTGATGCTCGGCATGCGCACCGGCTTCGAGGAGACCGCCAAGGTCGCCAGCGCGATCCACAACCGCTTCCTGGTCCGCCAGTTCGACGCGGTTGTGGTGACCTCACGATTCGCTCAGCGTGAGTTCGGTGCAGCCGCTGCGTCGGCCGGGACGCCCCTGCACCGGATCCCGCTCGGCGTCGACCTCGACGACTTCACCCCCGCCCCAGTGGGTGGTCCAGTGGGTGGTCCAGTGAGTTGCTCGACGCTCGAGCTCGGTCGCGACGTGCACGACGGTGTGTTGCGGCTGGTCCATGTCGGTCGACTGTCGCGGGAGAAGAGCCCGCACCTCGCGGTGGCCACGGCCGCCGAGCTGCACCGCCGCGGCGTACGCCTGCGGCTCGACGTCTTCGGCGAGGGCCCGCACCTCGCCGAGCTGCGCGCGATCGCGGGTGGCGCCCCGGTCGTCTTCCACGGGCACATCGCGGGACGCCGCGCGCTCGCCGAGCGGCTCGCTGCCGCGGACATCTCGCTGTCGGTCTGCCCCGGCGAGACCTTCGGTCTGGCCGTCCTGGAGGCCCTTGCCTGCGGGACGCCCGTTGTCACCGCCGATGTCGGCGGCGCCAGCGAGCTGATCGATGCCGAGTCCGGGGAGAAGGGGTGTGCGGACCCGTCGTCGTTGGCGGACGCCGTGCTCCGCCTGGCCGCTCGCTCGGTCAACCGCCGGCGTGCTGCGGCCCGGGCTCGTGCCGAGCAGTTCCCGTGGCAGCACGCGGTGGACCGGATGCTCGACCTGCACGGTTCACTGGATCGCACGCGACCGGTGGAAGTCCGAGCGGGATAG
- a CDS encoding DUF3152 domain-containing protein, with the protein MIGTLRASFFVLALVAGLLLPSAGAQADDEQHLVMTRSPKMSGSPRVAHTLSVSKPLFRHAPDKTSYRWMKDGKPITGAWKPTYRVSWRDLGHRISVRTVSTRPGYVTRVFDTPARTIGHRKAWRRTVTYSVQTRGRIVAGVENFKKMSNETLNHPRGWRSDGIAFRRVATGGSMILVLSEARKVPSFSSSCSAQWSCRVGKYVVINQDRWQDASSSWNRAGGSLRDYRHMVVNHETGHWLGWGHRGCSSGAAPVMTQQSIDLQGCRFNPWPLTSELNVPRYR; encoded by the coding sequence GTGATCGGCACCCTCCGCGCGTCCTTCTTCGTGCTGGCCTTGGTCGCCGGACTCCTGCTCCCGAGTGCGGGCGCCCAAGCCGACGACGAGCAGCACCTGGTGATGACCAGGTCGCCCAAGATGAGCGGCAGCCCACGCGTTGCGCACACGCTGAGCGTCTCCAAGCCGTTGTTCCGGCACGCTCCCGACAAGACGTCCTATCGCTGGATGAAGGACGGCAAGCCGATAACCGGTGCCTGGAAGCCGACCTACCGGGTCTCGTGGCGCGACCTGGGCCACCGGATCTCGGTGCGCACAGTTTCCACGCGCCCGGGCTATGTCACTCGCGTCTTCGACACCCCGGCACGCACGATCGGCCACCGGAAGGCCTGGCGGCGCACGGTGACCTACTCGGTGCAGACCCGGGGCCGGATCGTCGCGGGCGTCGAGAACTTCAAGAAGATGTCCAACGAGACGCTCAACCACCCGCGTGGCTGGCGGTCCGACGGCATCGCGTTCCGTCGCGTTGCCACCGGGGGATCGATGATCCTGGTGCTCTCCGAGGCCCGGAAGGTGCCGAGCTTCTCCTCCTCGTGCAGCGCCCAGTGGAGCTGCCGCGTCGGCAAGTATGTCGTGATCAACCAGGACCGCTGGCAGGACGCCTCGTCCAGCTGGAACCGCGCGGGCGGATCGCTGCGCGACTATCGGCACATGGTGGTCAACCACGAGACCGGCCACTGGCTCGGGTGGGGCCACCGTGGCTGTTCGTCCGGTGCCGCACCGGTGATGACCCAGCAGTCGATCGACCTGCAGGGCTGCCGCTTCAACCCGTGGCCGTTGACCTCGGAGCTGAACGTCCCGCGCTATCGCTGA
- the nemA gene encoding N-ethylmaleimide reductase, which yields MPSLFEPLDLGAVRTANRVFMAPLTRMRASQPGNLPNDLMRVYYAQRAGAGLVISEGTQISAEGMGYSDTPGIHSPEQLAGWKRVTDAVHAEGGLIAAQLWHTGRVNHESLHDGGLPVSASAIEFRGRTSLKDAEGRIFRADCPTPRALETEELPRVVEDYRRAARNAIDAGFDLVEVHAAHGYLLHQFLAEPSNQRTDGYGGSVENRARLLLEVIDAIVDEIGNGRVGVRVSPQGSFNGLDAADGGASVLYAAGELASRDLAFLHLSEPDWTGAPPLDEVFRKELRAAYDGVIVGAGGYDLAKAEQMLGAGYVDAVAFGRAFIANPDLPVRLAEGIELSEVVQETVYGGGAEGYTDYPAAQVQA from the coding sequence ATGCCCAGCCTGTTCGAGCCGCTCGACCTCGGTGCGGTGCGCACCGCCAACCGTGTCTTCATGGCCCCACTGACCCGGATGCGCGCGAGCCAGCCGGGCAACCTGCCCAACGACCTGATGCGCGTCTACTACGCGCAGCGGGCCGGTGCCGGCCTGGTGATCAGCGAGGGCACGCAGATCTCTGCCGAGGGCATGGGTTATTCCGACACCCCGGGGATCCACAGCCCCGAGCAGCTGGCCGGCTGGAAGCGGGTCACCGACGCCGTACACGCCGAGGGCGGGCTGATTGCGGCGCAGCTGTGGCACACCGGACGGGTCAACCACGAGTCCCTGCACGACGGTGGGCTGCCGGTCTCGGCCAGCGCGATCGAGTTCCGCGGCCGCACCTCGCTGAAGGACGCCGAGGGCCGCATCTTCCGGGCCGACTGCCCGACGCCTCGCGCTCTCGAGACCGAGGAGCTGCCCCGGGTGGTCGAGGACTATCGCCGGGCTGCACGCAACGCGATCGATGCTGGCTTCGACCTGGTCGAGGTGCACGCTGCACACGGCTACCTGCTGCACCAGTTCCTCGCGGAGCCCAGCAACCAGCGCACCGACGGCTACGGCGGCTCGGTGGAGAACCGGGCCCGGCTGCTGCTCGAGGTGATCGATGCGATCGTCGACGAGATCGGCAACGGCCGGGTCGGCGTACGCGTCTCCCCGCAGGGTTCGTTCAACGGTCTCGACGCCGCCGACGGTGGCGCCTCGGTGCTGTACGCCGCGGGCGAGCTGGCCAGCCGCGACCTCGCCTTCCTGCACCTCTCCGAGCCCGACTGGACCGGCGCACCGCCGCTGGACGAGGTCTTCCGCAAGGAGCTGCGTGCGGCGTACGACGGTGTGATCGTCGGCGCTGGTGGCTATGACCTGGCCAAGGCTGAGCAGATGCTGGGTGCCGGGTATGTCGATGCCGTCGCCTTCGGGCGCGCGTTCATCGCCAACCCCGACCTGCCCGTCCGTCTGGCCGAGGGGATCGAGCTCAGCGAGGTCGTCCAGGAGACGGTCTACGGCGGCGGCGCCGAGGGTTACACCGACTATCCGGCGGCCCAGGTCCAGGCATAG
- a CDS encoding homogentisate 1,2-dioxygenase, whose amino-acid sequence MHYRQMGSVPGKRHTQHRDPEGNLYYEELMGEEGFSSDSSLLYHRGVPSAILDSTVWELPEFGGTPNHPLKPRHLKLHDLEFSGSAGTAGSAESSADAVTGRRLVLGNNDVRISYVVASAPSPLYRNAIGDECIHVESGEGVVETVFGTLSFRTGDYVVIPRSTTHRWIPQGGASRLIAIEANSHIAPPKRYLSRYGQLLEHAPYCERDLHGPDFTPSTGDLPAGVDVLVKHRVSSGIVGTRMTCATHPFDVIGWDGCLYPYTFNIDDFMPITGKIHQPPPVHQVFEGHNFVICNFLPRKVDYHPLAVPVPYYHSNVDSDEVMFYVAGDYEARKGSGIGVGSVSVHPGGCAHGPQPSAIEASLGAEAFDESAVMVDTFAPLELGEAAIACEDEGYAWTWAAG is encoded by the coding sequence ATGCACTACCGGCAGATGGGCTCGGTCCCGGGCAAGCGGCACACCCAGCACCGCGACCCGGAGGGCAACCTCTACTACGAGGAGCTGATGGGGGAGGAGGGCTTCTCCTCCGACTCGTCCCTGCTCTATCACCGTGGCGTGCCGTCGGCGATCCTCGACTCGACGGTGTGGGAGCTGCCCGAGTTTGGCGGCACCCCGAACCACCCGCTCAAGCCGCGGCACCTCAAGCTGCACGACCTCGAGTTCAGTGGCTCAGCCGGGACAGCGGGATCAGCGGAGTCGTCGGCTGACGCGGTCACCGGCAGACGCCTGGTCCTGGGCAACAACGACGTCCGAATCTCCTACGTCGTCGCCTCCGCGCCGTCCCCGCTCTATCGCAACGCGATCGGCGACGAGTGCATCCACGTCGAGTCGGGTGAAGGCGTGGTCGAGACCGTCTTCGGCACGCTGAGCTTTCGCACCGGCGACTATGTCGTGATCCCGCGCAGCACCACCCATCGGTGGATCCCACAGGGAGGCGCCAGCCGACTCATCGCGATCGAGGCGAACAGCCACATCGCGCCGCCCAAACGCTATCTGTCGCGCTATGGCCAGCTCCTCGAGCACGCGCCCTACTGCGAGCGCGACCTGCACGGACCCGACTTCACGCCGAGCACCGGCGACCTGCCGGCCGGGGTGGACGTACTGGTCAAGCACCGCGTCTCCAGCGGGATCGTCGGCACCCGGATGACCTGCGCAACCCACCCCTTCGACGTCATCGGGTGGGACGGCTGCCTCTATCCCTACACGTTCAACATCGACGACTTCATGCCGATCACCGGCAAGATCCACCAGCCGCCGCCGGTGCACCAGGTCTTCGAGGGGCACAACTTCGTGATCTGCAACTTCCTGCCCCGCAAGGTCGACTACCACCCGTTGGCGGTGCCGGTGCCCTACTACCACTCCAACGTCGACTCCGACGAGGTGATGTTCTACGTCGCCGGCGACTACGAGGCCCGCAAGGGATCGGGCATCGGCGTCGGGTCGGTCTCGGTGCACCCCGGGGGCTGCGCGCACGGGCCCCAGCCCAGCGCGATCGAGGCTTCACTGGGCGCCGAGGCGTTCGACGAGTCCGCGGTCATGGTCGACACCTTCGCCCCACTCGAGCTCGGTGAGGCCGCGATCGCCTGCGAGGACGAGGGCTATGCCTGGACCTGGGCCGCCGGATAG
- the fahA gene encoding fumarylacetoacetase: MTATTWVPGAAGSTHDVDHLPWGVFTRTDSDDAPRVGVRIGDFVLDLAPVAAADVRPETQLFEAATLNPLMAQGRAVNAELRQWITDLLTVPSERGDVEPHLVPLDEVTMHMPVEVGDYVDFYASEHHASNVGTIFRPDQEPLLPNWKHLPVGYHGRSGTVVPSGTEIVRPLGQRKNPSDPAPVFGPSGRLDIEAELGFLVGTPTSLGERVAVADFDDHCFGIVGLNDWSARDIQGWEYVPLGPFLGKSFATSISTWVTPLAALDAAWVDLPGQDPEPLPYLSLEDSDRPGGLDIAVEVVLNGHVVSRPPYSSMYWSPAQMLAHMTVNGASVRTGDLWASGTVSGPVREERGSFLELSWGWREAFPVGDDERIALEDGDEVVLRYTAPSVSGGRIALGEVSGRVLPARIG, from the coding sequence ATGACCGCGACCACCTGGGTCCCCGGCGCCGCCGGATCGACCCACGACGTGGACCACCTGCCGTGGGGTGTCTTCACCCGCACCGACTCTGACGATGCGCCGCGAGTCGGCGTACGGATCGGTGACTTCGTGCTCGACCTCGCGCCGGTCGCCGCCGCCGACGTACGCCCGGAGACGCAGCTCTTCGAGGCGGCCACCCTCAATCCCCTGATGGCACAGGGTCGAGCGGTCAACGCCGAGCTCCGCCAGTGGATCACCGACCTGCTCACCGTGCCCAGTGAACGCGGCGACGTCGAGCCACACCTGGTGCCGCTCGACGAGGTCACCATGCACATGCCGGTCGAGGTCGGCGACTACGTCGACTTCTATGCCTCCGAGCACCACGCCTCCAACGTCGGCACGATCTTTCGCCCGGACCAGGAGCCGTTGCTGCCGAACTGGAAGCACCTGCCCGTCGGCTATCACGGCCGCTCGGGGACCGTCGTTCCCAGCGGCACCGAGATCGTGCGACCGCTCGGCCAACGGAAGAACCCCAGCGATCCCGCACCGGTCTTCGGGCCCAGCGGACGACTCGACATCGAGGCCGAGCTGGGCTTCCTGGTCGGCACTCCCACCTCGCTCGGCGAGCGGGTCGCCGTGGCGGACTTCGACGATCACTGCTTCGGGATCGTCGGGCTCAACGACTGGTCCGCGCGCGACATCCAGGGCTGGGAATATGTGCCGCTGGGCCCGTTCCTGGGCAAGTCCTTCGCCACCTCGATCTCGACCTGGGTCACCCCCTTGGCCGCGCTCGACGCTGCCTGGGTCGACCTGCCCGGCCAGGACCCGGAACCGCTGCCCTATCTGTCGCTCGAGGACAGCGACCGTCCGGGCGGCCTCGACATCGCCGTCGAGGTGGTGCTCAACGGCCACGTGGTGAGCCGCCCTCCCTACTCCTCGATGTACTGGTCGCCCGCCCAGATGCTGGCCCACATGACCGTCAACGGCGCCAGCGTCCGCACCGGCGACCTGTGGGCGTCGGGCACGGTCTCCGGCCCGGTCCGCGAGGAGCGCGGCTCGTTCCTCGAGCTCAGCTGGGGCTGGCGCGAGGCGTTCCCGGTCGGTGACGACGAGCGGATCGCGCTGGAGGACGGCGACGAGGTCGTGCTCCGCTACACCGCTCCCAGTGTGAGCGGTGGACGGATCGCGCTCGGCGAGGTCTCCGGTCGGGTCCTCCCGGCGCGGATCGGTTGA